A window from Candidatus Nitrospira neomarina encodes these proteins:
- a CDS encoding YicC/YloC family endoribonuclease, with the protein MKSMTGFGKRESLYQGTMVGVEVRSVNHRFCELMVRLPKSLSHMELELKEQVKRTCERGRIELTVTMNGGGSGATKIVRLDRAMAKRYIQGLRELQREFKLSGTVDVNVVAGFRDLFSTSEEPLVIKDVPKVVEGLVQRALTDLEKMRKQEGSALQKDLLQRVQAVEDRLHVVQQRIPMALQVSADRLKARVAKLLEGERVNDDRIAQEIAMLAERSDVTEELTRLQSHVTQFRSTLKSKGPVGKRLDFLLQEMGREVNTIGSKASDSEISGQVVELKSELEKIREQVQNIE; encoded by the coding sequence ATGAAAAGTATGACCGGTTTTGGAAAACGAGAATCCCTATATCAGGGAACCATGGTGGGGGTAGAAGTGCGATCTGTGAATCATCGGTTTTGCGAGCTGATGGTGCGTCTGCCCAAGTCTCTGTCTCATATGGAGTTGGAACTGAAAGAGCAAGTCAAGCGTACCTGCGAACGTGGTCGCATTGAATTGACCGTGACTATGAATGGTGGAGGGTCTGGAGCTACGAAGATTGTCCGGTTAGATCGCGCCATGGCGAAGCGGTATATTCAAGGGTTGCGGGAATTGCAACGGGAATTCAAGCTGAGTGGAACGGTGGATGTGAATGTGGTGGCAGGGTTTCGGGATCTATTTTCCACCAGTGAGGAGCCCCTGGTGATCAAGGATGTCCCGAAGGTCGTTGAGGGGTTAGTCCAGCGTGCCTTGACCGATTTAGAGAAAATGCGCAAGCAAGAAGGTTCCGCCTTACAAAAAGATCTTTTGCAGCGTGTTCAGGCTGTCGAGGACCGGCTTCATGTGGTTCAGCAACGTATTCCTATGGCACTGCAGGTGTCCGCGGATCGTTTGAAAGCTCGTGTCGCCAAGTTATTAGAGGGGGAGCGGGTAAACGATGATCGAATTGCTCAAGAAATAGCCATGTTGGCGGAACGATCAGATGTGACGGAAGAATTAACACGGTTGCAAAGCCATGTGACACAATTTCGTTCCACACTCAAATCCAAAGGCCCGGTGGGCAAGCGGCTTGATTTTCTTCTCCAAGAAATGGGAAGGGAAGTCAATACCATTGGATCAAAGGCGAGCGACTCCGAGATCTCCGGGCAGGTTGTGGAGTTAAAGAGTGAATTAGAAAAAATCCGTGAACAGGTCCAAAATATTGAATGA
- a CDS encoding NAD(+)/NADH kinase: MSTFQTIGIITKPNAPNILKEISYLRDWLVAHHKTVIIDSTQGFPTSDSPTRIQIARKADLLIVLGGDGTMLSGARLVEQRGIPILGVNMGGLGFLTEINFDDLPTALEKVFAGEWQLDKRLMLKVQLQRGDQILCTYSALNDVVISKGHLARMIATKIWVNHAFMTNLRGDGLIIATPTGSTAYSLSAKGPILDPRLEVLLINPICPHTFSHRPFLAPGDVPITIELRSQEPAMATIDGQVGVEMLTGDLVQVRASDHRTHLIRFPERSYFEVLRTKLKWGDG; the protein is encoded by the coding sequence ATGTCTACCTTTCAGACCATTGGGATCATTACCAAACCTAACGCCCCTAACATTCTGAAGGAGATTTCCTATCTCCGTGATTGGTTGGTGGCACATCACAAAACCGTCATTATTGATTCTACTCAAGGATTTCCTACTTCGGATAGTCCCACACGTATTCAGATTGCCCGGAAAGCCGACCTCCTTATTGTATTGGGTGGCGATGGCACGATGTTAAGCGGAGCACGGCTTGTTGAACAACGAGGGATTCCCATCCTGGGAGTCAATATGGGAGGTCTGGGTTTCCTCACTGAAATTAATTTCGACGATCTCCCCACCGCCTTAGAAAAAGTATTCGCAGGGGAATGGCAACTGGATAAACGCTTGATGCTAAAAGTCCAGCTACAACGCGGTGACCAAATTCTCTGCACCTACTCAGCCTTAAACGACGTGGTAATAAGTAAAGGCCATTTAGCGAGAATGATCGCCACTAAAATATGGGTAAACCACGCATTTATGACAAACTTGCGTGGTGATGGACTGATCATCGCTACCCCGACGGGATCGACCGCTTATTCCCTTTCGGCAAAAGGTCCAATTTTAGATCCACGGCTGGAAGTATTGCTGATCAATCCAATTTGCCCGCACACCTTTTCCCACCGTCCCTTCCTCGCCCCTGGTGATGTGCCGATTACCATTGAACTGAGAAGTCAGGAACCAGCCATGGCGACCATAGATGGTCAAGTGGGAGTGGAAATGTTAACTGGTGATCTTGTGCAAGTGCGAGCCTCAGACCACCGCACGCATCTTATTCGTTTTCCAGAGCGAAGCTACTTTGAGGTATTACGTACAAAATTAAAGTGGGGGGATGGGTGA
- the gmk gene encoding guanylate kinase gives MINLCHNVGGAVGVTGKKLLFVVSGPSGVGKSTLCRHILKTIPDIRLSVSYTTRKPRSGETDGKEYKFISETEFHTKISEHAFAEYAEVYGRLYGTPWKELEQESGSNTDILLDIDVQGARQVMKTLQKAVTVFILPPSLEVLRTRLVERATDTTDEQERRFQKSQDEMRSYSEYQYTIRNETLEQAIEELQSVIMAERVRTTHIDAAHVFR, from the coding sequence ATGATCAATCTATGTCATAACGTCGGAGGAGCGGTGGGAGTCACGGGAAAAAAATTGTTATTTGTCGTATCAGGTCCTTCTGGAGTGGGGAAGTCAACGCTCTGCCGGCATATTTTGAAGACGATTCCCGACATTCGCCTTTCGGTTTCGTACACCACGCGGAAGCCACGGTCAGGCGAGACGGATGGCAAGGAGTACAAGTTTATTTCAGAAACGGAGTTTCACACAAAAATTTCCGAGCACGCGTTTGCTGAATATGCTGAAGTCTATGGACGATTATACGGAACACCATGGAAGGAGTTGGAGCAGGAGTCTGGATCGAACACGGATATCTTGTTGGATATCGATGTCCAGGGTGCGCGGCAGGTTATGAAAACGCTTCAAAAAGCCGTGACCGTGTTTATCCTGCCTCCCTCATTAGAGGTGCTTCGGACCCGTCTGGTCGAACGAGCGACGGATACAACGGACGAGCAGGAGCGGCGGTTTCAGAAATCCCAGGATGAGATGCGGAGCTATTCGGAATACCAATATACGATTCGTAATGAAACCTTGGAACAGGCCATCGAGGAACTCCAATCCGTCATTATGGCTGAACGTGTCCGAACCACCCATATCGATGCCGCGCATGTGTTCCGGTAA
- the hflX gene encoding GTPase HflX — MERLYRRRIPPEKVVTSEVARECAELTYETRRQIGLLVNRQGQIESVLIGDHHELVIPHLSRTRSGLRLLRGVRLVHTHLNNQPLTQDDLTDLALLRLDLIMALGVGKDGTLRDVYVAHILSNPIKGRTTVELPPCAFHAFQLDCQQFIQSLEQEIVRSNPGLREGVREGRALLVSVSTGNAASEEGRLQELQELVRAQNVEVLGCITQRLGAIHPKFVVGSGKMKELAIRALQSGADTLIFDQDLTPAQVRGISEITDLRVLDRSQVILDIFAQRAHSSIGKIQVELAQLRYLLPRLAQSSTALSRLAGGIGTRGPGETKLETDRRRARERIQRLERDLESMAHGRQEQRKMRMKRGLPIISIIGYTNVGKSTLLNALTKSQVSVKDRVFETLDTVNRRWYLPGLGDVILTDTVGFIRDLPKDLMAAFQTTLLELQEADVLLHVIDAHVLDPGQHIIAVDNILKELGLENIPCLRFFNKADLMAEEDVQLLCQRYGGMGGSALQEASLLMIQEELTSLLRGLQAEDGRTGKCQEMPLYTLPAPAETFP; from the coding sequence ATGGAGCGTCTCTATCGTCGACGGATCCCTCCAGAAAAAGTCGTAACCTCGGAGGTGGCTCGGGAATGTGCCGAACTCACCTATGAGACGAGACGGCAAATCGGGCTTTTGGTCAATCGACAAGGCCAAATTGAATCGGTTTTAATCGGTGACCATCACGAATTGGTTATTCCCCATCTTTCGCGGACCCGGTCAGGCCTTCGGTTATTGCGAGGGGTTCGTTTGGTCCATACCCACCTCAATAATCAACCTCTGACCCAGGATGATCTGACCGATCTGGCTCTTCTTCGATTGGATTTAATTATGGCGCTGGGTGTGGGAAAAGATGGGACCCTTCGGGATGTTTATGTGGCGCACATTCTTTCGAACCCCATCAAGGGACGAACCACGGTGGAGTTACCGCCTTGTGCCTTTCACGCGTTTCAGTTGGATTGTCAGCAATTTATTCAATCATTGGAGCAAGAAATTGTTCGCTCGAATCCAGGGTTACGAGAAGGTGTTCGGGAGGGCAGGGCGCTCCTGGTTAGTGTCAGCACAGGGAATGCCGCTTCGGAAGAAGGTCGTCTCCAGGAATTACAAGAATTGGTACGTGCCCAGAACGTGGAAGTTTTAGGGTGTATCACTCAACGGTTGGGAGCGATCCATCCAAAGTTTGTCGTGGGTTCGGGAAAGATGAAAGAGTTGGCGATTCGAGCGCTCCAATCCGGTGCCGATACCTTGATTTTTGACCAAGATTTAACCCCGGCTCAGGTACGGGGAATTTCGGAAATCACGGATCTGCGGGTCTTGGACCGATCACAAGTGATTCTCGATATTTTTGCACAGCGGGCCCATTCCTCCATTGGAAAAATTCAAGTTGAACTCGCTCAGCTGCGGTATCTGCTACCACGACTTGCCCAATCCAGTACGGCTCTTTCCCGGTTAGCGGGGGGAATTGGCACGCGAGGGCCTGGAGAAACCAAGTTGGAAACGGATCGACGTCGAGCCCGCGAGCGCATTCAACGATTGGAGCGCGACTTGGAGTCAATGGCACATGGTCGTCAGGAACAACGAAAAATGCGCATGAAGCGAGGACTTCCGATCATTTCCATTATTGGCTATACCAATGTGGGGAAATCGACTTTGTTAAATGCGTTGACAAAGAGCCAAGTCTCTGTAAAGGATCGTGTATTTGAGACACTTGATACGGTCAATCGCCGCTGGTATTTACCTGGACTAGGCGACGTCATTCTGACTGATACCGTAGGATTCATCCGGGATCTGCCAAAAGACCTCATGGCGGCATTTCAGACCACCTTGCTGGAATTACAAGAGGCCGATGTGTTGCTCCACGTGATAGATGCCCATGTTCTCGATCCTGGGCAGCACATTATTGCGGTAGACAATATATTGAAGGAATTGGGGCTTGAAAACATTCCATGCCTGCGTTTTTTTAATAAAGCCGATCTGATGGCGGAAGAGGATGTGCAACTCCTCTGTCAGCGATATGGAGGAATGGGGGGATCGGCGTTACAAGAGGCGTCCCTTCTTATGATTCAGGAGGAACTCACTTCCCTGCTTCGTGGCCTTCAGGCAGAAGATGGCAGGACGGGGAAGTGTCAGGAGATGCCCCTCTATACCCTTCCGGCTCCAGCCGAGACCTTTCCCTGA
- a CDS encoding c-type cytochrome, whose protein sequence is MNHYLLILGSSFLLSIILTPTAWSVNPAGYGSAGGEFNIKISRVPSNEIAKAKSAKPPIEPTSEILAEGKEIFLGRGGCISCHGAEGKGNGPAAKNLPIQPRNFTNPKFNTYRTPGEMMWVLKNGSMGQTGRVPGTGMLPVVQPKGFISEEDGWKVLLYERSLGEQQP, encoded by the coding sequence ATGAATCACTACCTGCTTATTTTGGGAAGTAGCTTTCTTCTCTCCATCATCCTTACGCCAACAGCCTGGTCAGTCAACCCTGCCGGCTATGGCAGCGCAGGTGGTGAATTCAACATCAAAATCTCCAGGGTCCCTTCGAATGAGATAGCCAAAGCCAAATCGGCAAAACCTCCCATTGAGCCCACTTCGGAAATCCTTGCCGAAGGAAAGGAAATCTTTCTGGGACGTGGAGGCTGTATTAGTTGTCATGGGGCCGAAGGAAAAGGAAATGGGCCCGCCGCAAAAAACCTTCCCATTCAACCGAGAAATTTTACCAACCCGAAGTTTAACACCTATCGAACACCGGGTGAAATGATGTGGGTCCTCAAAAACGGAAGCATGGGACAGACAGGCCGGGTCCCTGGAACGGGAATGCTTCCGGTTGTCCAGCCCAAGGGTTTCATTTCGGAGGAAGATGGATGGAAGGTGTTGCTGTATGAACGAAGTCTGGGAGAACAACAACCATAA
- a CDS encoding ATP-dependent Clp protease ATP-binding subunit, protein MFERFTDRGRKIIILAREEAERHQNDYLGTEHLVLAILRESDGIALMIIKKMGLSPEQIRLEIERNLPGGGTTVTFGEIPFSPRVKKVIEYGVEEARLLGHNHIGSEHLLLGLLREEEGIGGKVLRSLGANLLTARQLTVTFLRKSGTRERDKKSSTPALDEFGRDLTQLAQEGTLDPVIGRSDEIQRVLQILSRRTKNNPALIGESGVGKTAIVEGLAQRIIGLDVPDNLLNRRVIALDLGSLVAGTKYRGQFEERLKVVMKEISQAGNIILFIDELHTLVGAGAAEGSIDAANMLKPALSRGEIQCIGATTLDEYRKHIEKDGALKRRFQPIYVQPPSVEETVQIIQGLRDRYEEHHGVEITDEAVEEAVKLSERYITDRFLPDKAIDLIDETGSRAKLLTYALPPELKSLEQELKRVAREKEVAIGLQNFEEAVKFREEEERFRKLLDDSKRDWKKKQEKNKPVISGEDVAYVISKMTGIPLFKLEEEESEKLLHMEDYLHKRIIGQEEAISAVCRSIRRSRAGLKDAKKPIGSFIFLGPTGVGKTELARALAEFLFNTDDALIRVDMSEYQEKFTSSRLFGAPPGYVGYEEGGQLTEKVRRRPYSVVLFDEIEKAHPDIFNVLLQVLDDGVLTDSLGRKVDFKNTILVMTSNLGTRFIQKGVSLGFQRDVEAEHSSRMRGEVLAELKRHFSPEFLNRIDELVVFHQLTKEHLVSIVDILIGELNGRLVERGVYLDVTDEVKQWLIDEGFEQQYGARPLRRTIQRRLGDPLSEELIKGRFKDAKKIKVVLTDQTPNFIEEEVLASV, encoded by the coding sequence ATGTTCGAACGATTCACGGATCGTGGTAGAAAAATCATCATCCTTGCCAGAGAAGAAGCGGAACGGCACCAAAACGATTATCTGGGTACCGAGCATTTGGTTCTCGCAATTCTTCGAGAGTCAGACGGCATAGCCTTGATGATCATCAAAAAAATGGGCCTCTCGCCCGAACAAATCCGCCTCGAAATAGAACGGAATTTGCCTGGAGGTGGGACAACGGTCACCTTCGGTGAAATCCCATTCAGTCCCAGAGTCAAAAAAGTTATTGAGTATGGTGTTGAAGAGGCCAGACTGCTGGGTCATAACCATATTGGAAGTGAACATCTACTCCTTGGCCTCCTCCGTGAGGAAGAAGGCATAGGCGGGAAAGTCCTTCGTAGTTTAGGGGCCAATCTTTTAACGGCCCGTCAATTGACCGTTACATTTCTTCGAAAATCAGGAACAAGAGAGCGAGATAAAAAAAGTAGCACACCTGCGTTGGATGAATTTGGTAGGGATTTGACGCAATTGGCTCAGGAGGGAACGCTGGACCCTGTTATTGGACGATCAGATGAGATTCAAAGGGTTCTTCAAATTCTCAGCCGACGAACGAAAAATAACCCGGCGTTAATCGGTGAGTCCGGAGTGGGGAAAACAGCAATTGTGGAAGGTCTGGCTCAGCGGATCATTGGCCTGGATGTTCCAGACAATTTATTGAATCGTAGGGTCATTGCCTTGGATCTTGGCTCCTTGGTGGCAGGTACCAAATATCGGGGCCAATTTGAGGAACGTCTCAAAGTGGTGATGAAAGAAATTTCCCAAGCCGGGAATATCATTCTCTTTATTGATGAACTTCACACGCTAGTCGGTGCAGGTGCTGCTGAAGGGTCCATTGATGCTGCGAATATGTTAAAGCCGGCTTTGTCTCGTGGGGAAATTCAATGCATTGGTGCAACGACCCTGGATGAATATCGAAAACATATTGAAAAAGATGGGGCACTTAAGCGGCGGTTTCAGCCCATTTATGTTCAGCCTCCTTCAGTAGAAGAGACTGTACAAATCATTCAGGGGCTTCGTGATCGATACGAAGAACATCATGGAGTTGAAATTACGGATGAGGCGGTTGAAGAGGCGGTGAAGCTGAGTGAACGGTATATCACCGACAGATTTTTGCCTGATAAGGCTATTGATCTAATTGATGAAACCGGTTCGCGAGCAAAGTTACTAACGTATGCCCTCCCTCCTGAGTTGAAGTCCCTGGAACAGGAACTCAAACGAGTCGCTCGGGAAAAAGAAGTGGCAATCGGGCTCCAGAATTTTGAAGAAGCCGTGAAATTTCGAGAAGAGGAAGAACGATTCCGAAAATTATTAGATGATTCCAAGCGTGATTGGAAGAAAAAGCAAGAAAAAAACAAACCGGTTATCTCCGGTGAGGATGTCGCCTACGTCATTTCAAAAATGACAGGTATTCCCCTGTTTAAACTTGAAGAAGAAGAATCTGAAAAACTGCTGCATATGGAGGATTATCTTCACAAGCGTATTATCGGACAGGAAGAAGCTATTTCTGCGGTCTGTCGGTCCATTCGTCGGTCGCGTGCTGGTTTGAAAGATGCTAAAAAACCCATTGGGTCATTTATTTTCCTTGGACCGACTGGGGTTGGTAAGACGGAGTTGGCTCGTGCATTAGCAGAATTCTTGTTCAATACTGACGATGCGTTAATCCGAGTAGACATGTCAGAGTACCAGGAGAAATTTACCAGTTCACGGCTGTTTGGAGCCCCTCCTGGCTATGTGGGGTATGAGGAAGGTGGGCAATTGACGGAGAAAGTTAGGCGTCGTCCTTATTCAGTAGTATTATTTGATGAAATTGAAAAGGCCCATCCGGATATTTTTAATGTGTTGTTGCAGGTACTTGATGATGGAGTATTGACGGATAGTTTGGGTCGGAAGGTGGACTTTAAAAATACCATTTTGGTGATGACCTCAAATTTGGGGACTCGATTCATTCAGAAGGGTGTATCCCTTGGGTTCCAGCGTGATGTAGAGGCTGAGCATTCTTCACGTATGCGAGGTGAAGTCCTTGCCGAGTTAAAGCGTCATTTCAGTCCTGAATTCTTAAATCGTATCGATGAATTAGTTGTCTTCCACCAACTCACGAAAGAACACTTGGTGAGTATCGTTGATATTCTTATTGGAGAACTTAATGGTCGTCTTGTGGAAAGAGGAGTATATTTAGATGTAACGGACGAGGTGAAGCAGTGGTTGATTGACGAAGGGTTTGAACAACAATACGGTGCCCGTCCCCTTCGCCGAACTATTCAACGACGACTGGGAGATCCTCTTTCTGAAGAACTGATTAAGGGGCGGTTCAAGGATGCCAAAAAGATTAAGGTTGTCCTGACCGATCAGACTCCTAATTTCATTGAAGAAGAGGTGTTAGCGAGTGTTTGA
- the arsC gene encoding arsenate reductase (glutaredoxin) (This arsenate reductase requires both glutathione and glutaredoxin to convert arsenate to arsenite, after which the efflux transporter formed by ArsA and ArsB can extrude the arsenite from the cell, providing resistance.), producing MADILIYHKPTCSTCRQVIKLVEESGQPFTTINYYEKTFSKSTLKGLLKKAGIKSSEIIRKKEEIYKKLNLQDSEFTDDELLDILIKHPDLIQRPLVQKGDQVILARPPETVSKILN from the coding sequence ATGGCTGACATCCTCATTTATCACAAACCAACCTGTTCCACCTGCCGACAGGTCATCAAATTAGTGGAGGAAAGCGGGCAACCCTTTACGACCATTAACTATTACGAAAAAACTTTTTCTAAATCCACGCTCAAAGGGCTACTCAAAAAAGCAGGGATTAAATCGTCGGAAATCATCCGTAAAAAGGAAGAGATCTACAAAAAGCTGAACTTACAAGACTCAGAATTCACCGATGATGAATTATTAGATATCCTCATCAAACATCCGGATCTCATCCAGCGTCCTCTGGTCCAAAAAGGGGACCAAGTAATCCTCGCCCGCCCTCCGGAAACCGTCTCCAAAATTCTTAATTAA
- the rpoZ gene encoding DNA-directed RNA polymerase subunit omega — protein sequence MEALSLLPQHHQKEFDSRYRIVLIAAQRAKQLVRGGEPYGASKFSKDTSRALEEVLNGQVPYLIGQDAKEAIKNAKRANERPIDPALYAQPDENAQEIKKELSVYIDDTAQHLGTVVEPEEG from the coding sequence ATGGAAGCATTATCGTTACTACCCCAACATCACCAAAAAGAATTTGATTCGCGGTATCGGATTGTGCTGATTGCCGCCCAACGGGCCAAACAATTGGTTCGGGGTGGAGAGCCGTATGGAGCCAGTAAATTTTCGAAAGACACCTCAAGAGCCCTGGAAGAAGTGCTCAACGGGCAGGTTCCGTATTTAATTGGCCAGGACGCTAAAGAGGCCATTAAAAATGCCAAACGCGCGAATGAACGTCCCATTGATCCGGCTCTTTACGCACAGCCGGATGAAAACGCGCAAGAGATCAAAAAAGAATTGAGTGTGTATATTGATGACACGGCTCAACATCTTGGCACGGTGGTCGAACCTGAAGAAGGATAG
- the tsaD gene encoding tRNA (adenosine(37)-N6)-threonylcarbamoyltransferase complex transferase subunit TsaD, which translates to MILGIETSCDETAVAVLDGEGHILSNILDSQVEVHARYGGVVPELASRRHMECLELLTREALGLANVSLSQLTGIAVTNRPGLVGALLVGVNFAKALAFATKIPLVTVNHLEGHLASAWLSNPNFPTPAMVLIASGGHTHLALVPHRGEYQFIGWTMDDAAGEAFDKGAKMLGLPYPGGPAIDRLAQQGNAQYVSFPRPTLQSHNFNFSFSGLKTALRYFVRDEQQKGNSPLPVADIAASYQEAIVDVLVEKLCRAARQYDVKAISVVGGVAANSRLRLRLEERARTLGLHVTLPPRALCTDNGAMIAAAGLEKLKRKERATWDVDAISTLQCKYDESAMAGLPSQ; encoded by the coding sequence GTGATTTTAGGAATTGAAACTTCATGTGATGAAACGGCCGTGGCTGTGTTGGATGGCGAAGGTCACATCCTTTCAAATATTTTGGATTCTCAGGTTGAGGTGCATGCCCGTTACGGCGGAGTTGTCCCGGAATTGGCTTCGCGTCGTCATATGGAGTGTCTGGAACTTCTGACACGGGAAGCCTTGGGTCTGGCTAATGTTTCTCTTTCCCAATTAACGGGAATAGCGGTCACCAATCGTCCAGGATTGGTAGGGGCCTTACTCGTTGGAGTAAATTTTGCCAAAGCTCTGGCGTTTGCCACCAAAATTCCCTTGGTGACAGTGAATCATTTGGAGGGGCATTTGGCGTCCGCATGGTTATCGAATCCAAATTTCCCAACTCCGGCCATGGTCTTGATTGCATCCGGTGGGCACACGCATTTGGCATTGGTTCCTCATCGTGGAGAATATCAATTCATTGGATGGACGATGGATGATGCAGCGGGAGAAGCGTTCGATAAAGGCGCCAAAATGCTAGGGCTTCCTTATCCGGGTGGTCCGGCAATAGACCGGCTTGCCCAACAGGGGAATGCACAATATGTATCATTCCCCAGACCAACTCTTCAAAGCCACAACTTCAATTTCAGTTTCAGTGGGCTGAAAACTGCACTTCGATATTTTGTTCGGGATGAACAACAAAAGGGGAACTCTCCATTGCCCGTTGCTGATATCGCGGCCAGTTACCAGGAAGCGATTGTGGATGTGTTGGTGGAGAAACTTTGTCGCGCTGCCCGTCAATATGATGTGAAAGCGATCTCTGTTGTGGGAGGAGTGGCTGCAAACTCCCGTCTTCGCCTGAGGCTCGAGGAGCGAGCTCGCACCTTGGGGCTGCATGTGACTCTACCTCCACGCGCGCTCTGCACAGACAATGGTGCCATGATTGCAGCTGCGGGGTTGGAAAAACTCAAGCGCAAGGAGAGGGCCACATGGGATGTGGATGCGATTTCTACGTTGCAATGTAAATACGATGAGTCTGCCATGGCTGGACTTCCTTCTCAATGA
- the nth gene encoding endonuclease III produces MSRLRTARSPIESPVEAKKRVRRILAALDQSVPDVRVELDSSNRLELLVATILSAQCTDQRVNQVTPILFARFRTAQDYASADPAELEALIRTTGFYKNKARHLIGCGQTLVQRFHGMVPGTMKDLTSLPGVGRKTANVILGSSVGEPAIVVDTHVKRVANRLGLTRSQDPAKIEEDLQRLLPKSKWTNGAQRLLLHGRYVCLARTPKCAHCVLDSDCGWEGKRKPT; encoded by the coding sequence ATGAGTCGTCTCAGAACAGCAAGATCTCCGATAGAATCGCCTGTAGAAGCGAAGAAGCGGGTACGTCGGATCCTTGCCGCCTTGGATCAATCCGTTCCTGACGTGAGAGTAGAGTTAGATTCCTCCAACCGACTTGAGTTGTTAGTGGCCACAATTCTTTCGGCCCAATGCACAGACCAGAGAGTCAACCAGGTGACCCCAATCCTGTTTGCCCGCTTTCGCACGGCACAGGATTATGCCAGTGCGGATCCAGCCGAATTGGAAGCGCTCATTCGGACAACGGGATTTTATAAAAATAAAGCGCGTCATCTCATTGGGTGTGGCCAAACTCTGGTGCAGCGTTTTCACGGAATGGTGCCTGGAACGATGAAGGACTTAACATCCCTGCCCGGCGTTGGACGAAAAACAGCCAATGTTATTTTGGGGAGTTCTGTGGGAGAGCCTGCCATTGTGGTAGATACTCATGTAAAGCGGGTGGCCAATCGCCTCGGATTGACGAGAAGCCAGGACCCGGCCAAAATTGAAGAGGATCTTCAACGCCTCTTACCCAAATCCAAATGGACGAACGGGGCTCAACGCCTCCTGCTTCATGGGCGATATGTGTGTTTGGCCAGAACGCCAAAGTGTGCTCATTGTGTGCTTGATTCAGACTGTGGATGGGAAGGAAAACGAAAGCCAACATGA
- a CDS encoding DnaJ domain-containing protein: MALNEHNRRKFVAGMSRRIAKLRDQSEQSLDFAIETMFQERTEAYLHVEQGLIEVDRMLGLVEGELEEITELTTAQRLESRLEFIEDRFEEFESEIRQRPRRRRHKINLFNFFKAAGGGGGEGEPTSVRGEIRSSVQAYEVLGVEFGSPLPVVTRAFRERAKKIHPDIRQGDRSSEPELRRIIEAYQFLKTDYFGSTASDSIQRPF, encoded by the coding sequence ATGGCGTTAAATGAACACAATCGTCGGAAATTTGTGGCTGGCATGAGTCGGCGGATTGCTAAGCTTCGTGATCAATCTGAGCAAAGCTTGGACTTCGCTATTGAAACGATGTTTCAAGAACGGACAGAGGCCTATTTGCATGTTGAGCAGGGGTTGATCGAGGTTGATCGGATGTTGGGGCTGGTTGAGGGGGAGTTGGAGGAGATTACCGAATTGACTACGGCCCAGCGCTTGGAATCGCGCTTGGAATTTATTGAGGACCGGTTTGAAGAGTTTGAAAGTGAGATCAGACAGCGTCCTCGCCGTCGAAGGCACAAAATCAATCTTTTTAATTTTTTCAAGGCTGCTGGCGGCGGCGGCGGAGAGGGAGAGCCCACTTCGGTTCGTGGAGAAATTCGTTCGTCTGTCCAAGCCTATGAAGTGCTTGGTGTTGAATTTGGAAGTCCTTTGCCAGTGGTGACTCGAGCCTTTCGAGAGCGGGCGAAGAAGATCCATCCTGATATTCGGCAAGGCGACCGCAGTTCCGAGCCGGAACTGCGGCGTATTATCGAAGCCTATCAGTTTCTCAAAACCGACTATTTTGGCAGTACGGCCTCAGATTCTATCCAGCGGCCATTTTGA